The Blastocatellia bacterium genome contains a region encoding:
- a CDS encoding TonB-dependent receptor translates to MRQTIVCVLMAALILIFIPVHAAAVQSQAAAATLEGYVYDPTGAVVPDVTVTVVNAATGLTRTVKTNTLGYYVAPLLPPGTYRVTFAKPGFAELKLEDVELRVGDTLTVNGTLQPAGIREEILITAETLPVIETSRTQPGTVIERSVIDVLPLNGRNWTELVLLTPGVTAADDFGNVSFAGMDRVFNNIQVDGADNNNAYFGEIRGRTRAPFQFSQETVQEFRVANNNFSAEFGRAAGGIVNAITRSGTNEWHGGAFYYIRDDVWNANGFFNNANGVPKPPERRQQFGGNFGGPLIKNKLFWFLNYDQQVRNEPVTVILGARLESEIAALRGPDRELAERIFRPLVRSIPRDFDQINFFPRLDWQLTPNHTLTLTHNFQQFDSMNGVFTTPTTTTNITGNAKNFTNSYTSVITLNSILTPRLINEFRFNFVFDDTGDFANDPFLPQISVAGFNLGGRTFLHSLPGAFPGRFTSERRQQWINNLSIIAGKHTIKTGLDINRIVDRNFFGNNLNGTYSFGSVADFLNGVLSNYTQRFYVGDPLTTMHTTVSGFYAQDTYRISPRLTLYYGVRYELQTLPSPLVVNPLVPETAIINEDRNNWAPRLGFAFSPFKDEKTVIRGGFGIFYGVTPNLMLNDALTNNNAYSINIFLSREQAEANGIIFPPVSTLDPLNLSRTRFPRLTAPPGGIRFSDPFSDIMVFAPDRVNPYTEQANLEIERELFRQTSVSVAYLFTRGVHISRSRNINVRPPLEGPAGVATIRVLNESGQIVQTMQFPRIGVVSPTSLRPNPNFRQINRVESVANSFYHGLAVRVNRRFHRGMSLLVSYTLAKTIDDIRNSIDARFTDMLDPFNARRDRGLSGLDERHRLVVSGVWDLPFFSQASQPIVRHLLGNWSLSGIGTFTSGRAVTADLAGSSTDTDINEDNVSDDRAPHLGRGVFRGPGRNQIDFSLRKRIPLAERKQLEFIFQAFNLFNRPQFTGVQVDAFDATRSGGITSRVFTLRPRSDFLRPTFGLRARDLQFGFRFTF, encoded by the coding sequence ATGAGACAGACCATCGTGTGCGTCCTGATGGCAGCATTGATCCTTATTTTTATTCCGGTGCACGCAGCAGCAGTTCAATCGCAAGCGGCTGCGGCCACACTGGAAGGATATGTTTATGATCCGACCGGCGCCGTTGTTCCCGACGTCACCGTCACGGTCGTCAATGCGGCGACGGGTCTCACCCGCACGGTCAAGACAAATACCCTCGGATACTATGTGGCTCCGCTCTTGCCGCCGGGGACCTACCGCGTGACCTTCGCCAAACCGGGGTTCGCCGAGTTGAAGCTGGAGGATGTCGAACTCCGCGTCGGGGACACGCTGACGGTCAACGGCACGCTCCAGCCGGCGGGGATTCGAGAGGAAATCCTCATCACCGCCGAAACGCTTCCGGTCATCGAGACGTCGCGGACGCAGCCGGGGACGGTGATCGAGCGATCGGTCATTGATGTTCTTCCGCTCAACGGGCGGAACTGGACCGAACTTGTGCTTCTCACTCCCGGAGTGACGGCCGCCGATGATTTCGGCAACGTCAGCTTCGCCGGCATGGATCGCGTCTTCAACAATATTCAGGTAGACGGAGCCGACAACAACAACGCCTACTTCGGCGAAATTCGCGGGCGGACGCGCGCCCCGTTTCAGTTCAGCCAGGAGACGGTTCAAGAGTTTCGCGTGGCCAATAACAATTTCTCCGCCGAGTTCGGTCGCGCCGCCGGCGGCATCGTTAACGCCATCACCCGCTCCGGGACCAACGAATGGCACGGCGGAGCGTTTTACTACATCCGCGACGATGTCTGGAACGCCAACGGGTTTTTCAACAATGCGAACGGCGTGCCCAAGCCCCCTGAGCGGCGTCAACAATTCGGCGGCAATTTCGGGGGGCCACTCATCAAGAACAAGCTCTTCTGGTTCCTCAACTATGACCAGCAGGTGCGCAACGAGCCGGTGACGGTGATTCTCGGGGCCCGTCTGGAAAGCGAGATCGCCGCATTACGGGGACCTGACCGCGAGCTGGCCGAGCGCATCTTTCGTCCGCTCGTCCGCTCGATTCCCCGCGACTTCGACCAGATCAATTTCTTCCCCCGGCTCGACTGGCAACTCACTCCCAATCATACGCTCACGCTCACGCACAATTTTCAACAGTTCGATTCGATGAACGGCGTCTTCACCACGCCGACCACTACCACCAATATCACCGGCAACGCCAAGAATTTCACCAATAGCTACACGAGCGTCATCACCCTCAACTCCATTCTCACACCTCGCCTCATCAATGAATTTCGCTTCAACTTCGTCTTCGATGATACCGGCGATTTCGCCAACGATCCGTTCCTGCCGCAGATATCGGTGGCAGGTTTCAATCTGGGCGGGCGCACCTTCCTGCACTCTCTGCCGGGAGCCTTCCCCGGCCGCTTCACCAGCGAGCGTCGCCAGCAGTGGATTAATAATCTCTCCATCATCGCCGGAAAACACACCATCAAAACCGGCCTCGACATCAATCGGATCGTGGACCGCAATTTCTTCGGCAACAACCTGAACGGGACCTACAGCTTCGGCAGCGTGGCCGATTTCCTCAACGGCGTGCTGAGCAATTACACCCAACGGTTTTACGTCGGGGATCCCCTGACGACGATGCACACGACCGTGTCGGGATTTTACGCCCAGGACACTTATCGCATCAGTCCTCGTCTGACGCTCTACTACGGCGTGCGCTATGAACTGCAAACGTTGCCTTCGCCGCTGGTGGTGAATCCTCTGGTGCCCGAGACCGCCATCATTAACGAAGACAGGAACAATTGGGCTCCGCGCCTGGGCTTTGCCTTTTCTCCCTTCAAAGACGAGAAGACGGTCATTCGTGGTGGGTTCGGCATCTTCTACGGGGTAACGCCGAATCTCATGCTCAACGATGCCCTGACCAACAACAATGCTTATTCGATCAACATCTTCCTCTCGCGGGAGCAAGCGGAGGCTAACGGGATCATCTTCCCGCCGGTGAGCACGCTCGATCCGCTCAATCTCTCGCGGACGCGCTTCCCTCGGCTCACCGCTCCACCGGGTGGAATCCGTTTCTCCGATCCGTTTTCCGACATCATGGTCTTCGCTCCGGATCGGGTGAATCCCTACACCGAGCAGGCCAATCTGGAGATCGAGCGGGAGCTGTTCCGGCAGACGTCGGTGTCGGTAGCGTATCTGTTCACGCGAGGCGTCCATATTTCCCGGTCGCGCAACATCAACGTGCGACCGCCGCTTGAAGGTCCCGCCGGAGTGGCGACCATTCGCGTGCTCAATGAGTCGGGGCAGATCGTCCAGACGATGCAATTTCCTCGCATCGGCGTCGTTTCGCCCACCTCGCTCCGGCCGAATCCGAATTTCCGCCAGATCAACCGGGTGGAGAGCGTGGCCAACTCCTTCTATCACGGCCTGGCCGTGCGGGTGAATCGGCGCTTTCATCGCGGGATGTCGCTGCTTGTTTCTTATACGCTGGCCAAAACCATTGACGACATCAGAAATTCCATTGATGCCCGCTTCACCGACATGCTCGATCCGTTCAATGCCCGGCGCGATCGGGGGCTGTCGGGACTTGATGAACGGCACCGGCTGGTGGTGAGCGGCGTATGGGATCTGCCGTTTTTCTCGCAGGCGAGCCAGCCCATTGTGCGTCATCTTCTCGGCAACTGGAGCCTGAGCGGCATCGGAACGTTCACGAGCGGTCGCGCCGTGACGGCTGATCTCGCTGGCTCCAGCACCGATACGGACATCAACGAGGATAACGTCTCGGATGATCGGGCGCCGCATCTCGGGCGCGGCGTGTTTCGCGGACCCGGACGCAACCAGATTGACTTCAGCCTGCGCAAGCGCATCCCCCTGGCCGAACGGAAGCAACTGGAGTTCATCTTTCAAGCGTTCAATCTCTTCAACCGGCCTCAGTTCACCGGGGTGCAGGTTGATGCCTTCGATGCGACGCGCAGCGGCGGCATCACGTCGCGCGTCTTCACGCTTCGTCCTCGCAGCGATTTCCTCAGGCCAACCTTCGGGTTGCGGGCTCGCGATCTCCAGTTCGGATTTCGCTTCACGTTCTAA